Proteins co-encoded in one Roseiconus lacunae genomic window:
- the rbfA gene encoding 30S ribosome-binding factor RbfA: MLKAAEAIREVVASAILTELRDPRVKDVTVIGVEVSPDMREATVSVSVMGDEAQKQLSLRGLQNSAGFLQSKVARRIDTRFTPRLQFELNRGMENAMVVGDLLYKIRREREEADNPATADDSEIGDDSPAGNAEGPDANTAQDDPLSKD, encoded by the coding sequence ATGCTAAAAGCTGCTGAGGCGATTCGTGAAGTCGTTGCCTCGGCGATCCTGACCGAATTGCGTGACCCCCGGGTCAAGGACGTCACCGTGATCGGTGTCGAAGTCTCCCCCGATATGCGCGAGGCGACGGTCTCGGTCAGCGTGATGGGCGACGAAGCCCAAAAGCAACTCTCACTTCGCGGACTTCAGAACTCTGCCGGCTTTTTGCAATCTAAAGTTGCACGGCGGATTGATACTCGATTTACGCCACGGTTGCAGTTCGAACTTAATCGCGGGATGGAAAACGCGATGGTGGTCGGCGATCTACTTTATAAGATTCGCCGTGAACGCGAAGAGGCCGACAACCCTGCGACCGCCGACGACTCCGAGATCGGCGACGATTCGCCGGCCGGCAACGCAGAAGGCCCCGATGCCAACACAGCCCAAGATGATCCGTTATCAAAGGATTGA
- the infB gene encoding translation initiation factor IF-2: protein MAARIYALAKELNLDSKDLVDLVKKVGITGKGSALASLTDDEVKRVREHLSGASAPSKPAAAPAAANEPQRAPVAVRQSVRAERRPLKLDSGGRGSSGGGKAPEPAKDQSAEVPAAEQPKTESSEPKSRPEPKLRAPAPLPPVEQASEPEAPAAPAQTPDVRLPAGSRNRGGLAGRMSKSSPSAANKPATPKQPSPPAADTKKPQTAPSPPKVERPETPAAQSKPADSPKKPAAPVKPTMQAERSRPPLAVRGGSIGGGGRVRSLDQRRSVGGTGEQPKGNGDSKGKRREPRIAINLASLPDAPKEVAPKSQDKVKAQKPDIKLSPDLIAGHKQGVKAPLDKLAAESADTKRGGAAAAGAGSKRGGLSGFTDKGKRGRGGSEEDEGQRKKGLAGMARARADRGQRRGRGRGDLSRSYSREDGRHQRRTLQHRGTNTAAPRKEPVQIELPCTVRSFSEAASVPVAKVLKSMMTMGIMANINAELEFETAEIIAAELDLELQLKESETLEDELITEIEDQVDSPDSLIARPPIVTFLGHVDHGKTSLLDYLIGINVVSGEAGGITQHIRAYTVDKDDRSVTFVDTPGHEAFTEMRARGANVTDIAVLVVAADDGIMPQTEEAISHAKAAGVPIVVALNKVDLEGVDQNRVLTQLTEHELTPSEWGGDVEVVRTSAITGDGMDELLEVLLTVAELNEYTANPDRAALGVCLEAEQQGDRGVVAKMVVQNGTMRVGDVIVCGPTYGRVRAMNDTLTGESIEEAGPSTPISVMGLESPPGAGDRFHVLEDIADAREIAGQRADVSSRQSLSGSTTKVSFENFQSMLQDGRLGQSEEKVKLNVIIRADVKGSLEAIDKELTKFEHPEVEIKVLQRSVGGITLADVTLADASDAVVLGFNVIPDDQARSLADERKVEIRRYEVIYKLTDDIKAMIEGRLKPEERVVDLGQAVVKQVFSISRVGTVAGCYVTAGSIHRGCRIRVFRDSRLIGDYGLDSLRRIKEDVKEVPRGMECGIRLQGFNDIKQDDVLEAYRIEEVARKLD from the coding sequence GTGGCAGCACGCATTTACGCGCTCGCAAAAGAATTAAATCTCGATAGTAAAGATCTGGTTGATCTCGTTAAGAAGGTTGGAATCACCGGAAAGGGCTCGGCATTGGCCAGCCTGACCGATGACGAAGTCAAACGCGTGCGCGAGCATCTTAGTGGAGCTTCGGCGCCCTCCAAGCCTGCAGCCGCTCCCGCAGCGGCAAACGAACCGCAACGAGCTCCCGTCGCCGTCCGCCAATCGGTTCGGGCCGAGCGGCGTCCGCTGAAGCTTGATTCTGGTGGACGAGGTTCGTCAGGTGGCGGCAAAGCCCCGGAGCCGGCGAAGGACCAGTCCGCCGAAGTGCCTGCGGCTGAGCAGCCGAAAACGGAAAGCTCGGAGCCGAAGTCACGCCCCGAACCAAAGTTGCGGGCCCCCGCTCCGCTCCCGCCGGTCGAACAGGCGAGTGAACCGGAAGCACCCGCCGCACCGGCGCAGACGCCCGACGTGCGTTTGCCAGCCGGAAGCCGTAATCGCGGTGGTCTGGCCGGGCGGATGTCGAAATCGAGCCCCTCGGCCGCAAATAAGCCGGCGACGCCGAAGCAACCATCGCCCCCGGCAGCCGATACGAAGAAGCCGCAAACAGCTCCTTCGCCACCGAAGGTCGAGCGTCCAGAAACGCCCGCCGCCCAGAGCAAGCCGGCGGATTCGCCCAAGAAGCCTGCGGCCCCTGTCAAGCCAACGATGCAAGCGGAACGGTCGCGGCCGCCGTTGGCGGTTCGTGGTGGTAGCATCGGAGGCGGAGGCCGTGTTCGATCGTTGGATCAACGCCGATCGGTAGGCGGAACGGGTGAGCAGCCCAAGGGCAACGGCGATAGCAAGGGGAAGCGACGCGAGCCGCGGATCGCAATCAATCTGGCTTCGCTACCGGATGCCCCGAAGGAAGTCGCGCCTAAGTCGCAAGATAAGGTCAAGGCCCAAAAGCCGGATATTAAGCTGAGTCCCGATCTGATCGCCGGACACAAGCAAGGTGTCAAAGCTCCGCTCGATAAGTTGGCGGCCGAATCGGCTGACACGAAGCGTGGCGGTGCCGCTGCTGCCGGTGCTGGTTCCAAACGCGGGGGCTTGTCCGGGTTCACCGACAAAGGCAAGCGTGGCCGTGGCGGAAGCGAAGAAGATGAAGGCCAACGAAAGAAAGGGTTGGCCGGAATGGCCCGTGCCCGTGCCGATCGTGGCCAACGTCGTGGTCGCGGACGCGGAGACCTGTCGCGTAGCTACTCCCGTGAAGATGGGCGTCACCAGCGTCGGACACTTCAGCACCGTGGTACAAATACCGCGGCGCCTCGGAAAGAGCCTGTTCAGATCGAACTGCCATGTACGGTGCGTAGCTTCTCCGAAGCTGCCAGTGTTCCCGTGGCTAAGGTCCTCAAGTCGATGATGACGATGGGGATCATGGCTAACATCAATGCTGAGTTAGAGTTCGAAACGGCGGAAATAATCGCCGCGGAATTGGATCTTGAACTGCAGCTGAAGGAATCGGAAACACTCGAAGACGAATTGATCACCGAGATCGAAGATCAGGTTGATAGTCCCGACTCGTTGATCGCACGTCCGCCAATTGTGACGTTCCTTGGACACGTCGATCACGGGAAAACAAGCCTGCTGGATTACTTGATTGGCATCAATGTCGTCAGTGGCGAAGCCGGCGGGATTACCCAACACATCCGAGCCTACACGGTGGACAAGGATGATCGCAGTGTCACGTTTGTTGACACTCCGGGTCACGAAGCGTTTACCGAAATGCGTGCTCGGGGTGCTAATGTCACCGACATCGCGGTCTTGGTCGTCGCCGCCGATGACGGGATCATGCCGCAAACCGAAGAAGCGATCAGCCACGCAAAGGCGGCCGGTGTTCCCATCGTCGTCGCACTTAACAAGGTTGACTTAGAAGGCGTTGATCAAAACCGTGTGTTGACTCAGCTGACCGAGCATGAGCTGACCCCGAGTGAATGGGGCGGTGACGTCGAAGTTGTTCGGACCAGTGCCATTACCGGCGACGGGATGGATGAGTTGCTCGAGGTTCTGCTGACCGTCGCGGAATTGAACGAATACACCGCGAATCCTGATCGAGCCGCCCTCGGTGTCTGCTTGGAAGCAGAACAGCAAGGTGACCGTGGGGTCGTCGCCAAGATGGTCGTGCAGAACGGAACCATGCGAGTCGGTGATGTGATCGTTTGCGGGCCGACTTATGGGCGCGTCCGTGCGATGAACGACACCTTGACCGGTGAATCGATCGAAGAGGCCGGTCCGAGCACGCCGATCAGCGTGATGGGATTGGAGTCGCCTCCCGGTGCGGGGGACCGTTTCCATGTACTCGAAGACATCGCCGATGCACGGGAGATCGCCGGGCAGCGTGCCGACGTTAGCAGTCGCCAGTCGCTATCCGGTTCGACGACCAAGGTTTCCTTCGAGAACTTCCAGTCGATGCTTCAGGATGGGCGTTTGGGTCAGTCCGAAGAGAAGGTCAAGCTGAACGTCATTATCCGAGCCGATGTGAAGGGATCACTCGAGGCGATCGACAAAGAATTGACAAAGTTCGAGCATCCCGAAGTCGAGATCAAAGTGTTGCAGCGTAGCGTCGGCGGTATCACGCTTGCCGACGTGACCTTGGCCGACGCTTCTGACGCAGTCGTCCTCGGTTTCAACGTGATTCCGGATGATCAGGCTCGATCGCTTGCCGATGAACGCAAGGTCGAAATTCGTCGCTACGAAGTGATCTACAAGTTGACCGATGACATCAAGGCGATGATCGAAGGTCGCTTGAAGCCCGAAGAGCGAGTGGTCGATCTTGGACAAGCGGTCGTCAAGCAAGTCTTCTCGATCAGCCGTGTCGGTACCGTTGCCGGTTGCTATGTCACCGCCGGTTCGATTCATCGTGGTTGTCGCATTCGGGTCTTCCGCGATAGCCGCTTGATCGGAGATTACGGACTCGATTCGCTTCGTCGGATCAAAGAAGACGTGAAAGAAGTACCGCGTGGAATGGAGTGCGGTATTCGTCTGCAAGGCTTCAACGACATCAAACAAGATGACGTACTGGAAGCCTATCGAATCGAAGAGGTCGCGCGAAAGCTCGACTAA
- the nusA gene encoding transcription termination factor NusA: MNPQDILRYVDSLHREKNIDTELVFAAIEAALQTAAKRQYGEDADIVVRLDRENGRINAVLDGEALGDDQIGRIGAQTAKQVIIQKVREAERDSLMSEYRDQIGDMVAGIIGRADGGVATVNLGNVEAILPRSEQIPHETLHASERVRAVVFEVKSAGNRVRVVLSRTRPQLVQRLFEQEIPELSEGVIAINSISREPGYRSKVAVSSGDSQVDPIAVCVGYRGSRIKAVREELAGEHIDVVRYSDDPEVLIPNALQPAEVEQVLLCDMIGRAIVLVQEDQLSLAIGRRGQNVRLASKLCGWDIEIMTASELEEQIERAVAAFSQLDGMTAEISQSLVEQGYLSYDDLSVIEPDQFMEMSGLTEEQVDRIVDMAEEKAEEAEAAANAERQARKERERVANQADVQSSDDVVTSGEPAVDAQVDAALQEAKLEDGEAVVAGADPDAGERVADEQEVDEAVQAAEDDVAESDAVGADQEVAASVEATAASEEEVEDEVAAKPQQES, from the coding sequence ATGAATCCGCAAGACATCCTGCGTTACGTCGACTCGCTGCATCGCGAGAAGAACATTGACACAGAACTTGTGTTCGCTGCCATCGAAGCTGCCCTGCAAACGGCTGCCAAACGACAGTACGGCGAGGATGCCGACATCGTGGTGCGTCTTGATCGCGAAAACGGACGCATCAACGCGGTCTTGGACGGAGAGGCCCTAGGGGACGACCAGATCGGGCGGATCGGTGCCCAGACAGCTAAGCAAGTGATCATCCAAAAGGTACGTGAAGCCGAACGCGACTCGTTGATGAGCGAGTATCGCGACCAGATCGGTGACATGGTCGCCGGCATTATCGGCCGGGCTGACGGCGGTGTCGCTACGGTCAACCTCGGGAACGTCGAAGCGATTTTGCCTCGTAGCGAGCAGATTCCCCACGAGACGCTTCACGCCAGTGAGCGTGTAAGGGCGGTCGTGTTCGAAGTCAAGTCGGCCGGGAACCGCGTCCGGGTCGTCCTTAGCCGCACACGTCCACAACTCGTTCAACGTTTGTTTGAACAGGAGATCCCTGAGCTCAGCGAAGGTGTGATCGCGATCAACTCAATCAGCCGTGAGCCTGGTTACCGAAGTAAAGTTGCCGTCAGTAGTGGGGATTCGCAGGTGGATCCGATCGCCGTTTGTGTCGGATATCGAGGAAGCCGAATCAAGGCGGTTCGTGAGGAGCTGGCCGGTGAGCACATCGACGTCGTGCGTTACAGCGACGATCCCGAAGTTTTGATCCCCAACGCCCTGCAGCCGGCCGAGGTCGAGCAGGTGTTGTTGTGCGATATGATTGGCCGGGCGATCGTGTTGGTCCAAGAGGACCAGCTTTCGCTTGCGATCGGTCGTCGCGGGCAAAATGTTCGGTTGGCCAGCAAGCTATGCGGCTGGGATATCGAGATCATGACCGCGTCGGAATTGGAAGAGCAGATTGAACGGGCCGTCGCGGCCTTCAGTCAGCTTGACGGGATGACGGCGGAGATTTCTCAGTCGCTGGTCGAGCAGGGTTATTTGTCTTATGACGATCTGTCCGTGATTGAACCTGATCAATTCATGGAAATGAGTGGTCTGACCGAAGAGCAGGTGGATCGCATTGTTGACATGGCCGAGGAGAAGGCAGAAGAAGCGGAAGCCGCCGCGAATGCAGAGCGGCAGGCCCGTAAAGAACGTGAGCGAGTCGCCAATCAAGCGGACGTGCAGTCAAGCGATGATGTGGTGACTTCCGGTGAGCCCGCCGTCGATGCCCAGGTCGATGCGGCACTGCAGGAAGCCAAGTTGGAAGACGGCGAGGCTGTTGTAGCGGGTGCAGACCCGGACGCGGGCGAACGGGTGGCGGATGAGCAAGAGGTAGACGAGGCTGTTCAGGCAGCCGAGGATGACGTTGCCGAGTCTGACGCGGTTGGAGCCGATCAAGAAGTGGCTGCGAGCGTCGAGGCGACGGCTGCGTCGGAAGAAGAAGTGGAGGATGAGGTGGCAGCAAAGCCTCAACAAGAGAGTTAG
- a CDS encoding type II secretion system protein, protein MNRKKRNAFTLIEMVIVILILGVIAAVAAPRMFTTAEQAEINTTRQQLAVMRNAIEMYRAQTGSYPGDGELATAMEEMLNGPFPAPSIGSVDGLSGVYYDTTSTAEPVVPAPDSTNGWAYKPHNGSLRLNLDPNGSEVGHDW, encoded by the coding sequence ATGAATCGGAAAAAGAGAAACGCGTTCACTCTGATCGAAATGGTGATCGTGATTTTGATCTTAGGCGTGATCGCCGCCGTCGCGGCACCGCGAATGTTTACGACCGCCGAACAGGCAGAGATTAACACCACGCGTCAGCAACTCGCGGTGATGCGAAACGCAATCGAGATGTATCGCGCCCAAACCGGCAGCTACCCTGGCGATGGCGAGTTGGCCACGGCAATGGAAGAGATGCTCAACGGCCCCTTCCCCGCCCCGTCGATCGGTTCGGTCGATGGATTGTCGGGGGTTTACTACGACACCACATCGACAGCCGAGCCCGTTGTCCCCGCACCGGACTCGACTAACGGATGGGCCTATAAGCCGCACAACGGCAGCTTGAGACTGAACCTTGATCCGAACGGATCGGAAGTCGGGCACGATTGGTAG
- a CDS encoding response regulator, whose translation MSSATASPTVLIIEDDPVFRRVLHFTVAKTGLAVEAVSDGETGFQRLLTGDISFLVTDFQVPRLEGIELLRAIQTIPEITDVPAVLCTAKGFELDSEQLRKEFGLIAVMHKPFSPRGLSELIVQTLRQRGVNIATPATIAGMTAVSPPSRISPSNLGAPPLQRSPSTIGSFHD comes from the coding sequence ATGTCATCTGCCACCGCTTCCCCCACAGTCCTGATTATCGAAGACGACCCGGTGTTCCGCCGCGTGCTTCATTTCACAGTCGCAAAGACGGGCCTTGCGGTCGAAGCGGTATCTGATGGTGAAACGGGCTTTCAGCGTCTGCTTACCGGAGACATCAGCTTTCTTGTCACCGATTTTCAAGTGCCCCGCCTGGAAGGCATCGAGCTACTCCGAGCGATCCAAACGATCCCGGAGATCACCGACGTTCCAGCAGTATTGTGCACCGCAAAAGGTTTCGAACTCGATAGCGAGCAACTTCGCAAAGAATTCGGTCTGATCGCCGTGATGCACAAACCGTTCAGCCCTCGTGGGCTGAGCGAATTGATCGTCCAGACGCTACGACAACGCGGGGTGAACATTGCGACGCCTGCGACGATCGCCGGCATGACGGCGGTGTCGCCGCCCTCAAGAATCTCGCCCAGCAATTTGGGGGCACCGCCCCTGCAGCGTTCGCCGTCGACGATAGGCAGCTTTCATGACTGA
- a CDS encoding PAS domain-containing sensor histidine kinase: MTELAGDTIVSPSVAFESDSATERIVEIASPTKRSRRQPLITTRIGILFFVVSCCALAGSIASASFPNDRAFVSMVWIGTVAACALCGLFSIRSVRTLRTIESELRQSLGAPARWKTVRPLIGADPITEAWNELLQEAASATDADDSRSMATLDQEAVTLARAMRGLPTAWVITDLDGRMRFISPPACGLFGLADRANHGGRDLLDLLSLRTGTDTEIAKRNRLLSNVRMIHERHQVEIGGERVHLRISRSRLDGRVGDGEGMAWILSDVTQQALATQSRDQFLMTATHELRTPLNNLQAYAEALAAEEQLEVERQKEFCNVIVSESHRLGRLVDQLLTVGQMEAGSMVANRHELEILPMVEYATDQMRAQAEQKQQRLSTELPPKLPTVFGDRDKLQAALVNLVGNAVKYTPDHGEIIVRCGIHEGCVRIDVQDNGPGIDPDEQEKVFEKFYRGTNIANSQMRGNGLGLAFTREVVRMHGGEVELKSQPDHGVTFTMRLPIGGQSRSGI; this comes from the coding sequence ATGACTGAGCTCGCCGGTGACACAATCGTCTCCCCGTCCGTGGCGTTTGAATCCGATTCAGCGACCGAACGCATCGTGGAAATCGCGTCCCCGACGAAAAGGTCTCGCCGACAACCGTTGATCACGACACGGATCGGCATTCTGTTTTTCGTCGTTTCGTGCTGCGCACTTGCCGGCTCGATCGCCTCGGCTTCGTTCCCCAACGATCGGGCCTTTGTTTCGATGGTTTGGATCGGCACCGTGGCCGCGTGCGCCCTATGCGGATTGTTCTCGATTCGTTCGGTCCGTACCTTGCGAACGATCGAATCAGAACTCCGACAGTCGCTCGGCGCTCCCGCAAGATGGAAAACCGTTCGCCCACTGATCGGTGCCGATCCGATCACCGAAGCCTGGAACGAATTACTTCAAGAAGCCGCCTCGGCAACCGACGCCGACGATTCTCGATCCATGGCAACGCTCGATCAAGAAGCGGTCACATTAGCCCGTGCGATGCGTGGCTTGCCGACCGCTTGGGTGATCACCGATTTGGATGGCCGGATGCGATTCATTAGCCCACCTGCATGTGGTCTGTTCGGTCTCGCCGACCGAGCCAACCATGGCGGGCGAGACTTGCTGGACCTACTCAGCTTGCGGACCGGAACCGACACCGAGATTGCCAAACGCAATCGCTTGCTGAGCAACGTTCGAATGATCCACGAGCGGCACCAAGTTGAAATCGGCGGCGAGCGTGTTCATTTGCGAATTTCCCGCAGCCGGCTTGATGGACGCGTCGGAGACGGCGAAGGCATGGCATGGATTCTTAGTGATGTGACCCAGCAAGCGTTGGCCACGCAGTCCCGTGATCAGTTCTTGATGACCGCCACGCATGAACTACGTACGCCGCTGAACAACTTGCAGGCCTACGCCGAAGCGCTCGCGGCGGAAGAACAGCTGGAAGTCGAACGGCAAAAGGAATTCTGCAATGTCATCGTCTCCGAATCGCATCGACTCGGACGACTGGTCGATCAACTGCTGACCGTCGGTCAAATGGAAGCCGGGTCGATGGTCGCCAACCGTCACGAGTTGGAAATCCTTCCGATGGTCGAATATGCGACCGACCAAATGCGAGCCCAAGCGGAACAAAAACAACAACGGCTATCGACGGAACTGCCCCCAAAACTTCCGACCGTTTTTGGCGACCGAGACAAACTTCAAGCGGCCTTGGTCAATTTGGTCGGTAACGCCGTCAAGTACACCCCCGATCACGGTGAAATCATCGTCCGCTGCGGCATCCACGAAGGCTGCGTTCGCATCGACGTTCAAGACAACGGACCGGGCATTGATCCGGACGAACAAGAAAAGGTCTTTGAAAAGTTCTATCGCGGAACCAACATCGCCAACAGTCAAATGCGTGGCAACGGCCTAGGGCTGGCGTTCACCCGCGAAGTCGTCCGCATGCACGGCGGCGAAGTCGAATTGAAGAGTCAACCCGATCATGGCGTGACGTTCACGATGCGATTGCCGATCGGCGGTCAATCGCGAAGCGGAATTTGA
- a CDS encoding STAS domain-containing protein — protein sequence MQRIEKHGTVHVIVNEGPIRMETSVSIEELFERSMIGHTPAVVVDLSGVPLIDGSGLEWLVELSERSCHRGGCVRLCGVSELCADVLRVTGVGSKIESFPDLTSALGSFA from the coding sequence ATGCAACGAATTGAAAAGCACGGCACGGTTCACGTGATCGTCAACGAAGGTCCGATCCGCATGGAGACGTCTGTCTCGATCGAAGAACTCTTTGAGCGATCGATGATCGGCCACACCCCCGCGGTCGTCGTTGACCTTTCCGGCGTACCACTGATCGATGGGTCGGGTCTGGAATGGTTGGTCGAACTGAGTGAGCGCAGTTGTCACAGGGGCGGCTGTGTTCGACTGTGTGGCGTCAGCGAACTGTGTGCCGACGTGCTGCGTGTCACCGGCGTGGGTTCGAAAATTGAATCGTTCCCCGACCTCACTTCGGCCCTTGGCAGTTTCGCGTAA
- a CDS encoding GspE/PulE family protein, which yields MFLNHSPTRRNDAGVIADQISPTSGDTPQRSPESRIVHPRQGWTPVKQIRPLGQRLIEAGLLREDQLETALAHQQSEEERLRAIAAQDAGGNLSQLQRKRFKRLGEVVAELGLVDEADLLPVMGEQLGVEGVKLREGLIDPAAVQLIPREDAERYRVLPLMRIHDELTVAMADPQDLSAIDALTDLSGCRIRPVLTLASGIERLLPRCYEADFSVDSVTADLDVEQLELESEAIDLDLHGAQQLAEGSPVINLVNYAIIQAVRQGASDIHVEAGQKFTSIRFRIDGALREVMKPRKEMHAAIVSRIKVMARLDIAEHRHPQDGRLHVRISRRDVDLRVSTLPTVLGEKVVMRVLDRGRVTFDLNRLGIPQDSLACLRRMLGRPHGLVLVTGPTGSGKTTTLYSAMELIKGIERNVITVEDPVEYQLELINQVQVANDSGITFAKALRSILRQDPDVIMVGEIRDRETAETAIQAALTGHLVLSTLHTNDSATAITRLVDMGVEHFKIAASLVGVVAQRLMRNLCPSCRESYYASTALLEQLHYEGDLRHGFARSRGCADCFESGYRGRTGVYELFEITPAIRTLINDGADLESLRSIRTGPTLISEGLRLAEQHLTSLEEVGRVALVD from the coding sequence ATGTTCCTGAACCACTCCCCCACTCGCCGAAACGACGCTGGCGTAATCGCTGATCAAATTTCGCCAACTTCAGGCGACACACCCCAGCGGTCGCCGGAATCGCGGATCGTTCATCCACGCCAAGGCTGGACGCCGGTCAAGCAGATTCGGCCGCTCGGACAGCGGCTGATCGAAGCTGGCTTGCTGCGTGAAGACCAGCTCGAAACGGCGCTCGCGCATCAACAAAGTGAAGAAGAACGCCTGCGGGCGATCGCGGCCCAAGACGCTGGCGGAAACCTCAGCCAATTGCAACGCAAACGGTTCAAGCGACTCGGCGAAGTCGTCGCCGAGTTAGGCCTGGTAGACGAAGCTGACCTGCTACCGGTGATGGGCGAACAGCTCGGCGTCGAAGGCGTCAAACTTCGCGAGGGCTTGATCGATCCGGCCGCCGTTCAGTTGATTCCTCGCGAAGACGCCGAACGTTATCGTGTCTTACCGCTCATGCGGATTCACGATGAACTAACCGTGGCGATGGCCGACCCACAAGACCTTTCGGCGATCGACGCATTGACCGACCTGAGCGGTTGTCGCATCCGCCCGGTTCTCACCCTCGCCAGCGGCATCGAACGGCTACTCCCACGGTGCTACGAAGCCGATTTTTCCGTCGATTCGGTGACCGCTGACCTGGACGTCGAGCAGCTTGAGCTTGAGTCCGAAGCGATCGACTTGGATCTCCATGGCGCACAGCAACTTGCCGAAGGCAGTCCGGTCATCAACCTCGTCAACTACGCCATCATCCAAGCCGTCCGGCAAGGAGCCAGTGACATCCACGTCGAAGCAGGGCAAAAGTTCACGTCGATTCGCTTTCGCATCGACGGAGCCCTGCGTGAAGTCATGAAGCCGCGCAAAGAAATGCACGCGGCGATCGTCTCGCGAATCAAAGTCATGGCTCGGCTTGACATCGCCGAACACCGACACCCACAAGACGGACGACTGCACGTTCGGATCAGCCGCCGCGATGTCGACTTGCGAGTCAGCACGCTCCCAACCGTCCTTGGCGAAAAAGTTGTGATGCGAGTCCTGGATCGCGGCCGTGTTACGTTTGACCTAAATCGACTTGGCATCCCACAGGATTCGCTGGCTTGCCTCCGTCGCATGCTCGGCCGGCCGCACGGACTGGTGCTGGTGACCGGACCGACCGGTAGCGGCAAAACCACGACGCTCTATAGCGCGATGGAACTGATCAAAGGGATCGAGCGAAACGTGATCACGGTCGAAGACCCGGTGGAGTACCAACTCGAATTGATCAACCAAGTGCAGGTCGCTAACGATTCCGGAATCACGTTTGCGAAGGCCTTGCGCAGTATCCTCAGACAAGACCCCGACGTGATCATGGTCGGCGAGATCCGCGATCGAGAAACCGCCGAAACCGCAATCCAGGCCGCCTTGACCGGTCACTTGGTCCTCAGCACCCTGCACACCAATGACAGTGCGACCGCGATCACACGTCTCGTCGATATGGGGGTCGAGCATTTCAAGATCGCGGCCAGCTTGGTCGGCGTCGTTGCTCAGCGTTTGATGAGAAACCTTTGTCCCAGTTGCCGCGAAAGCTACTACGCGTCGACGGCCTTACTCGAACAACTGCACTACGAAGGCGACCTACGCCACGGCTTTGCACGCAGCCGTGGCTGTGCGGATTGTTTCGAATCGGGTTACCGCGGTCGAACCGGCGTGTACGAATTGTTTGAAATCACACCTGCGATCCGCACGTTGATCAACGACGGCGCGGACTTGGAATCGCTACGTTCGATCCGAACGGGCCCGACGCTGATCAGCGAAGGCTTGCGTTTAGCCGAACAACATCTCACTAGCCTAGAGGAGGTCGGACGCGTGGCACTGGTGGACTAA
- a CDS encoding type II secretion system F family protein, translating to MSLNQLAVMTQNGIEIAEALEHVAQHCKDERLATSLNAIHDSVHSGNTFSAALAMHGVYFPRSLPAVIAAAESTGDVPRALAGICTRLRGELEIRTSIWGAMIYPIILILAATVVITALVLGVLPQFDKVFSSLGKPVPPSTQFLLSVGRWGQAYWPFIFVGAAALFVGTIVFRQHDLVRRSFGHLLLYTPFVKEAYRPLIAGRVFRTIAAMVGGGVPLLQAVRLTRNTVSIPAWRSLLSAMEANLIDGLNASEAMQRADFLPVEAAQMMATGERTGRVAEVLEDIGHYYETEGGRKTKRLVIAMEPTIILAMGIVVAGVVMSVMLPLLEVSTVQNY from the coding sequence ATGTCGCTGAACCAGTTGGCGGTGATGACGCAAAACGGAATCGAAATCGCCGAAGCGCTCGAACATGTCGCTCAGCACTGTAAAGACGAACGGTTAGCGACTTCGCTGAACGCGATTCATGATTCGGTGCACAGTGGCAACACATTTTCGGCAGCCCTAGCGATGCACGGCGTTTACTTTCCGCGATCGCTTCCGGCCGTCATCGCGGCGGCCGAGTCGACTGGCGACGTCCCCCGCGCCCTCGCCGGTATCTGCACTCGCCTGCGTGGCGAATTGGAGATCCGCACCAGTATTTGGGGCGCAATGATCTATCCCATCATCCTAATACTCGCGGCAACCGTCGTCATCACCGCACTGGTGCTCGGCGTGCTTCCACAGTTTGACAAAGTGTTTTCGTCCTTAGGAAAACCCGTTCCGCCGTCGACCCAGTTCTTGCTAAGCGTCGGTCGCTGGGGACAGGCCTATTGGCCGTTCATTTTTGTCGGTGCCGCGGCGCTGTTCGTCGGCACGATCGTCTTCCGACAACATGACCTGGTCCGCCGTTCGTTCGGGCATCTTTTACTTTACACGCCGTTCGTCAAAGAAGCGTATCGCCCTTTGATTGCCGGCCGAGTATTCCGCACGATCGCCGCGATGGTCGGCGGCGGCGTCCCGTTGCTGCAAGCCGTCCGGCTCACCCGCAACACAGTGTCGATCCCCGCTTGGCGATCACTACTTTCTGCGATGGAAGCGAACTTGATCGATGGGCTCAATGCCAGCGAAGCGATGCAGCGTGCCGATTTCCTGCCCGTCGAAGCGGCCCAGATGATGGCGACCGGAGAACGCACCGGACGCGTCGCCGAAGTCCTCGAAGACATTGGTCACTATTACGAAACCGAAGGCGGCCGAAAAACGAAGCGACTGGTCATTGCGATGGAACCCACCATCATCCTGGCCATGGGGATCGTTGTCGCCGGCGTCGTGATGAGCGTGATGCTTCCGCTGCTGGAGGTGTCAACCGTGCAGAATTATTAG